The Sphingosinicellaceae bacterium genome includes the window GCTGCCGCCGGCGTGGGCGCTGTGGCCGCTGCTGTGGTGGCGCGTCTATCGCCGGAGCGACGCGGCGTATGCGACCCATATCGTTCTCGGCAAGTTGCCGCACGTCCAGGGGCAACTGCGTTTCTGGCTCGACTGGCTTCGCACCCGGCGCAGTACGCTGATCGAATACAAATGAAACAATGGGGGCAATCGGTGGCCCCATCTTGTCGGTGGGTGGTTCGTACCACATAGTCGCTATCGTTGTGCCAGCTAAACCAACACGATAGCCTTTACCGAGATGTTCAATAGTTCTGGCGATCTCCTTGGGGAAACGCTCGGACGAACATAGCTGCGATTGGCAAAGGGGGTAGCGACAGTGATCAACGGTCCTATCGAATTGGTGCCATCGTCCGGTATCGTCGGTTTGCGTTGCGTTCTTGTCGGCTCCGAGGCGCTGCTTGCGGAATGTGGCCAGCATCTGGAGCGGTCAGGCTTCGATATCCTGGCGGTTGTCAGTGACCGCCAGGATATTGTCGACTGGGCGACGGGGCGTAGTCTTCGCGTGCTGCCGAACGTCGCGGCGTTATTGGCAGCGACCGATCTTCCCGGCTTCGATTACCTGTTCAGCATCACCAATCTGTGGCTCCTGGGGCCCGAGGTGCTGGCGCTGCCGACACGGGCTGCGATCAATTTCCACGACGGCCCGCTGCCCGAGATGGGCGGCGTCAACACGCCGTCATGGGCGCTGATCGAGGGTGCCAGCGGCCACGGTGTCACCTGGCATTTGATGCTGCCCGAAGTCGACGCCGGCGGCGTGCTCGCGCGGCGGCGCTTCGCACTCGACGCCGGCGAGACCGCGCTGTCGCTGCACCGCAAGAATTTCGCCGCCGGCCTCGAGAGCTTCGAGGATCTGGTCAACCGCCTGGTGAGCGTCGGACCCGTCGCGATCGAGCCGGCAACCCCGCCGCGCCGGCTGTACCGCCGCAGCGACCGCCCCGAAGCCGCCGGCACGATCCGCTGGGACCAGCGCGCCGAGCGCATCGACCGCATCGTGCGCGGGCTCGATTTCGGCACCCGGCCCAATCCGCTCGGCACCGCCAAGGCGATCTTCGAGAACCAGCGGCTGATCGTCCGGGGCGTTACCATGACCGGCGGTGCCAGCGGCCTCCCGCCGGGCACTATTGTCCGCGCCAGCGACAAGGCCATCGTCGTCGCGACCGGATCGAACGACATCGCGGTCCATGATCTCGCCGACGCCGACGGCAAGCCGGTCGCGCTGTCCGATGCGCTGGCCCGATACCGGCTTCGCGCTGGCGCCGCCTTCGACGTCATCACCACGGCGCAGGCGCAGGAAGTGTCAGCGATCGACGCCCAGATTGCGGTCCACGAAGGCTTCTGGAGCCGCCGGCTGGTCGGCCCCAAGCCGCTCGACCTGCCCAACGTCAACCGCCGCACGCTGCCCGGTACCGTCGCGATGTCCGATCAGCTCCTCCTTGCCTCGGGCGATCCGGTGCGAAGCGACACGGTGCTTGCGGCGCTGGTCGCCAGCCTGGCGCGGCTGGCCGACACCGGCGACTTCGATGTCGGCTTCAGCTGCCCGTTGCTGGCGGCGCCGATCACCGACGTGGCGGACTGGTTCGCGCCGCAGCTGCCGCTCCGGGTTGCCGCTGACCTCGCCGGTTCCTTCGACGCCTTCCGCGCTGCCGTGCTCGACGACATGCGCCAGTTGCGCCGGCGCATCGGCCATGCCGCCGACCTTGCGGCGCGCACGCCGGGTGCGAGCGCGACGCCGCTGCCGGTCAGCATCGTGCTGGTCGATCAATTCGACGACGCAGTGGCGCTCTCCGGGTCGGAGCTGACCGTGGCGATCGTCCGCGACGGCAGCGCCTGCCGGTGGCTGTACGACGACGCGCGCTTCGCGGCCGCCGGCATCGCTGCGATGCAGCGCCAGTTCTCGACACTCCTTGACGCCGCGGACGCCGACCCGGGGACCAGCGTCGCCGACCTGCCGCTGCTCGATACCGAAGCGCTGGCCGCGCTCATCGATGGCCGCAACGCCACCACCGGGAGCTGGCGCAGCGACGCCTGCATCCATCACCTGATCGCCGAGCAGGCGCGGCGGACCCCGGACCAGGTCGCAGTGACCTGCAAGGGCCAGTCGCTGACCTATGCCGAGCTCAATGCGGCGGCAGCACGCTGGGCCCACCGGCTGCGTGCGCTCGGGGTGCGGCCGGACAGCCTCGTCGGCATCTTCGTCGAACGCTCGGTCGACCTCGTCGTCGGCGTGCTCGCGGTGCTGAAGGCCGGGGGCGCGTACGTGCCGCTCGATCCCGCATACCCCGCCGACCGCATCGCCCACATGATCGCCGACGCGCAGGCCGGCGTGATCGTCACGCACCGCCATCTCGTCGAACGCCTGCCGCAAAGCGACGCGACATTGCTGTGCCTCGACGAGGAGGTCGACGCACTCGACGCAGTCGACGGAGACGACAGTTACGAGAAGGGCGGCGCGACGCCCGCCAATCTCGCCTACGTCATCTACACCTCGGGTTCGACGGGCCGGCCCAAGGGGGTCATGGTCGAGCACCGCAACGCCGTGAATTTCTTCGCCGGCATGGACGCCCGGGTGCCGGCGCCCGGCGTCTGGCTGGCGGTCACCAGCCTGAGCTTCGACATCTCGGTCCTGGAACTGTGCTGGACGCTGACCCGCGGCTTCACCGTCGTGATCTACACCGGTGACGACCGCCAGGCGGCACCGGAAGTGCGCCCGGCAATGGCCGCCCGCCCGCTCGATTTCAGCCTGTTCTACTTTGCCAGCGATGCTTCGGAATCGGCCACCGACAAATACCGGCTGCTGCTGGAGGGGGCCAAATACGGCGACCGCGAAGGCTTTTGCGGGGTATGGACGCCCGAGCGCCACTTCCACGCCTTCGGCGGACTGTATCCGAACCCGGCCGTGACCAGCGCCGCGATCGCCGCCGTCACCAGCCGCATCGGCATCCGGGCCGGCAGCTGCGTGCTGCCGCTGCACCACCCGATCCGCGTCGCCGAGGACTGGTCGGTGGTCGACAATCTGTCGAACGGCCGCGTCAGCATCTCGTTCGCCGCCGGCTGGCAGCCCGACGACTTCGTGCTGGCCCCTGAAAATTTCCGTACCAACAAGGAGGTCATGCTGCGCGACATCGATGTCGTGCGGCGGCTGTGGCGCGGCGAGGCGGTCGCCTTCCCGGGTCCGCTCGGCAACCAGCCCGAAGTCACCATCCTGCCGCGCCCGGTGCAGCCCGAGCTGCCGTTCTGGCTGACGTCGGCCGGCAATGTCGAAACCTTCGAGGCGGCCGGGCGGATCGGGGCGTCGGTCCTGACCCACCTGCTCGGGCAGACGGTCGAGGAACTGACCGACAAGCTCGCCGCCTATCGCCGCGCCTGGCGCGAGGCCGGCCACCCCGGCAACGGCCGCGCCGCGCTGATGCTGCACAGCTTCGTCGGCGACGACGAGGCAATGGTGCGCGCCACCGTCCGCCAGCCGATGATCGACTATCTGCGGAGCTCGGCAAGCCTGATCAAGCAATATGCCTGGTCGTTCCCGGCCTTCAAGCGCCGTGCCGGCATGGACGGGGCGTCCGGCGGTGTCGAACTCGACGGCCTCGACGCCGACGAGATGGCGGCGCTGCTCGATCACGCCTTCGAGCGCTATTACGAGACCAGCGGACTGTTCGGAACACCCGATGGCTGTATGGCGATGGTCGACCGGATCAAGCGTGCCGGCGTCGACGAGATCGCCTGCCTGATCGATTTCGGGATCGATTCCGCCACCGTCATGGCGCACCTGCCGCAGCTGAACGCGGTCCGCCAGGCAGCGCTGCCGCGCGCCGCCGAGACCATGCCCGCGGCCGACACGCTAGAGTCGCAGGACATCCCGGCGCTGATCGACCGCCACGGCGTCACGCACCTGCAGTGCACCCCGTCGATGGCGAGCCTGCTGATGGCCGACGACCGCGCGCACCCCGCGCTGGCGACGCTGAAGGCGCTGCTGGTCGGCGGCGAGGCCTTCCCACCGGCGCTGGCCGACGACCTTGCGCGGCTCGTCGGCGGCTCCGTGATGAACATGTACGGCCCCACCGAGACGACGATCTGGTCGACGACGGCGACGCTCGACAGCGATCAGGGCTCGGCGGGTTCGGTATCGCTCGGCACGCCGCTGCTCAACCAGCAGGTCTATATCCTCGACAGTCGCGGCCGCCCGGTTCCCGACGGCATTCCCGGCGAGCTGGTAATCGGCGGTGCTGGTGTCACCCGCGGCTATCTGGGCCGGCCCGACCTGACCGCCGACCGCTTCGTGCCCCACCCATTTGGCGGCACCGGCAAAATCTACCGGACCGGCGACCTCGCGCGCTTCGATGGTGACGGTCGCGTCGAATTTCTCGGGCGGCTCGACAACCAAGTCAAGATCCGTGGCCACCGCATCGAACTCGGCGAGATCGAAGCCGAGCTCGCGGCGCTGCCCGGCGTCGACGAGGCCGTGGTGGTCGCCCGCGCCAGTGAGACCGGCGACGTCCGGTTGATCGGCTATGTCACCGGCACCGCCGCCGGCGACCTCCGCGACCGGCTGCGGCAGTGCCTGCCCGACGTCATGGTGCCGCCGCAGATCGTCACGCTGGCGGCGATGCCGCGCACGCCCAACGGCAAGATCGACCGCAAGGCGCTGCCGGCCCCCGAAACCGTCATCGCCGCGCCGGTCGTCGTCGCCGAGCCGCCCGCCGAAGGCGTCGAGGCGCGCATCGCGGCGATCTGGTGCAACGTGCTCAAGCTGCCGAGCGTCGGTGCGAACGACAATTTCTTCGACCTCGGTGGCCACTCGCTGCTCGCGGTGCAGGTCCACCGGCAGCTGCGCGATGGCATCGGCCACGGCCTCGCGATCATCGATATCTTTCGCTACCCGACGATCCGCGCGCTGGCGGAGCGGCTCGCCAACGGCGACGACAACCGCGCCGCCGTCATGGGCCAGAACCGTGCCAGCGAACGCCTTGCCGCCATGGGCCGGCGACGCGCCGGCATCCCCGCAACCGCAGTCAACATGGCCTGATCGATGTACCTCCCGCGCGAACTCAACGAACCTGCGTCCGAAGCCGTCGAGGGCGCCATCGCCGTCATCGGCATGGCCGGGCGTTTTGCCGGGGCTCCGAACCTCGACGCGTTCTGGCAGAACCTGCGCGACGGCGTCGAATCGATCGTGCCGCTCAGCGACGACGAATTGCTCGCGGCCGGTGTCGCTCCGGCCCTGATCCGCAACCCGGCCTATGTGAAGGCGTGCGCGGCGCTGACCGACATGGAGATGTTCGACGCCGGCTTCTTCGGCCTGTCGCCCCGCGATGCCGCGATCATGGATCCGCAGCACCGCCACTTCCTCGAGTGCGCCTGGGAGGCGATCGAGGATTCCGCCCACCCCCCGGAGCGGTTCCCCGGTGCCATCGCGGTGTTCGCCGGCAGCGGCTTCGGCGCGTACCTGTCGTATAACCTGCTGAGCAATCCGCGGCTGGTCGACGAGGTCGGGTTCTTCCTGTTGCGCCACACCGGCAACGACAAAGACTTCCTCAGCACCCGGATTTCGTACCTGCTCAACCTGCGCGGCCCCAGCGTCAACGTCCAGACGGCGTGCTCGACGTCGCTGGTCGCGATCCACATGGCGGTGCAAAGCCTGCTCAACCGCGAGTGCGACATGGCGTTGGCCGGCGGTGTCACGATCGAGCTGCCGCACCGCCGCGGCTACCTGCACGAGGATGGCGGCATCCAGGCCCCGGATGGCCACTGCCGCGCCTTCGACGAAAGCTCGCAGGGCACGGTCTTCGGCAGCGGTGCCGGTGCCGTCGTCCTGCGCCGGCTGGAGGATGCGGTCGCCGACGGTGACCACATCTACGCCGTGATCCGTGGCTCCGCGGTCAACAACGACGGTGCCGGCAAGGTCGGCTACCTCGCGCCCAGCGTCGACGGCCAGGCGCACGCCATCACCGAGGCGCTGGCGATCGCCGACGTGCCCGCCGACACCATCACCTATGTCGAGGCCCACGGCACCGGCACCCCGGTCGGGGACCCCATCGAGATCGCCGCTCTCAGCCAGGCGTTCCGGCAGACGACCACCGAGATCGGCTACTGCGCGATCGGTTCGGTCAAGGGCAACATCGGCCACACCGACACCGCGGCGGGTGTCGCCAGCTTCATCAAGGTGGCGCTGTCGCTGAAGCACGGCGAGCTGCCGCCAACGCTGCACTTCGCGGCGCCGAACCCGGCCTGCGACTTCGACAGCAGCCCGTTCTACGTCAACGCCACCCTCAAGCCGTGGACGCCGCCGCTCGGCCGCCCGCGCCGCGCCGGCGTCAGTTCGCTTGGTGTGGGCGGGACCAACGCGCATGTCGTGCTGGAGCAGGCGCCGCGCCGCCGCGGCCAGAAGTCGACCCGCAAGCATCATCTCCTGACCGTGTCCGCGAAAAGCCCGCGCGCGCTCGCCGACAATGTCGCGGCGCTCGGGCATTATCTGGCGGCGAACCCCGGCACCGAGCTCGCCGACGTGGCGTTCACCTTGCAGATCGGCCGCCAGCAGATGAGCCACCGGCGCAGCATCGTGGTCAGTGACACGCGGGAGGCGGCGGCGCTGCTCACGGAGGCGAAATCGCCGCGACTGGCCAGCGGGGTCTCACCGGCCGACGGCCGCGAGATCGTCTTCATGTTTGCCGGCGGCGGCTCGCAATATCCCAACATGGGCCTCGACCTGTACAACGCCGAGCCGGTGTTCCGCGAAGCCGTCGACGAGTGCCTGGAGACGCTGGCGCTGCACAGCAAGCTCGATATCCGCAAGTGGCTGTTCCCCAGCGCCGACGATGCCGATGCCGCCGCGCGCGAGCTGGAGCGACCCGCGATCGGTTTGCCCGCTCTCTTCACCATCCAGTACGCCCAGGCACGGTTGTGGCTGTCGTGGGGCCTCAACCCGCGCGCGATGATCGGCCACAGCCTCGGCGAGTACATGGCGGCGCACCTCGCCGGCGTGTTCAGCCTCGGTGACGCGCTCGACCTGGTCGTGCTGCGCGGCCGGCTGTTCGAGAGCCTGCCTGCCGGCCGCATGCTCAGCATGCCGCTCGGCGAAGCGGAGTTGCGGGCGCTGCTGACCCCCGACCTGTCGATTGCGGCCGTCAACGGCCCGCTGCTGACGGTCGCCTCGGGGCCGGTCGAATCGATTGCAGCGTTGCAGGCAAAGCTCGACGCGATGGAGGTGCCGGCGACGCTGATCCCGATCAACATCGCGGCACATTCGGCGATGCTGACGCCGATCCTCGCGGAATTCGGTGCCTTTTTCCAGCGGCTGACACTGCGGGCGCCGCGCAAGCCGTTCATCTCCAACGTCACCGGCACCTGGATCACGCCCGCCGAGGCCGTCGATCCGCGCTACTGGGTCAGCCAGATGCGCAACACGGTACGCTTCGCCGACGGCATCCAGATGCTGTTGCAGGACCCCAATTGCGTGCTGCTCGAGGTCGGTCCGGGGCGCACCCTGGCAACGCTGGCGCGCAGCCATCCGGCGCGGCAGGATGCCCAGCCGGTGTTCAACTCGCTGCGCCATCCCACCGAGCAGGCCTCGGACGTGGCGTACGTGCTGGATGTCCTCGGCAAGCTGTGGACGGTCGGCGGTGCGGTCAGCTGGGGCAGTTTCTGGCAGTCCGAAAAGCGGCTGCGGCTAGCCCTGCCGACCTACCGCTTCGACCGCCAGCGCCACTGGATCGAGCCCGGCACCGCCACCGCGGTCGTCGACACCGATCCGAACACGCCGCTCGAGCGCCGCGCCGAACTCGACGACTGGTTCTATCAACCGGTCTGGAAGCGCGCGGTTCGCCCTGTTGTTTCGTCCTCTACGGTAACGGCCCTGGTCTTCCAGGAGGAGTGTGGCCTCGGCGACGAGCTCGCGGGGCAACTGGCGGCGCGCGGGCGTGACGTGGTCTGCGTCCGTGCCGGGCGGCGCTTCGCGCGATCGGGGCGGCACGTCTTCACCATCGATCCGTCGTCACCTGCCGACTACGAAGCGCTGCTGTCGCGTCTCGCCGACGACGGACGCAGCGTCGGCGAAATCTATCACATGTGGTCGGTGACCGGGGCCCAGCGCCGCCAAACCAGCAGCGACGGGGCCGAGGCAATTCTGCGGCGCGGGTTCTACAGCCTGCTTT containing:
- a CDS encoding LLM class flavin-dependent oxidoreductase, whose product is MINGPIELVPSSGIVGLRCVLVGSEALLAECGQHLERSGFDILAVVSDRQDIVDWATGRSLRVLPNVAALLAATDLPGFDYLFSITNLWLLGPEVLALPTRAAINFHDGPLPEMGGVNTPSWALIEGASGHGVTWHLMLPEVDAGGVLARRRFALDAGETALSLHRKNFAAGLESFEDLVNRLVSVGPVAIEPATPPRRLYRRSDRPEAAGTIRWDQRAERIDRIVRGLDFGTRPNPLGTAKAIFENQRLIVRGVTMTGGASGLPPGTIVRASDKAIVVATGSNDIAVHDLADADGKPVALSDALARYRLRAGAAFDVITTAQAQEVSAIDAQIAVHEGFWSRRLVGPKPLDLPNVNRRTLPGTVAMSDQLLLASGDPVRSDTVLAALVASLARLADTGDFDVGFSCPLLAAPITDVADWFAPQLPLRVAADLAGSFDAFRAAVLDDMRQLRRRIGHAADLAARTPGASATPLPVSIVLVDQFDDAVALSGSELTVAIVRDGSACRWLYDDARFAAAGIAAMQRQFSTLLDAADADPGTSVADLPLLDTEALAALIDGRNATTGSWRSDACIHHLIAEQARRTPDQVAVTCKGQSLTYAELNAAAARWAHRLRALGVRPDSLVGIFVERSVDLVVGVLAVLKAGGAYVPLDPAYPADRIAHMIADAQAGVIVTHRHLVERLPQSDATLLCLDEEVDALDAVDGDDSYEKGGATPANLAYVIYTSGSTGRPKGVMVEHRNAVNFFAGMDARVPAPGVWLAVTSLSFDISVLELCWTLTRGFTVVIYTGDDRQAAPEVRPAMAARPLDFSLFYFASDASESATDKYRLLLEGAKYGDREGFCGVWTPERHFHAFGGLYPNPAVTSAAIAAVTSRIGIRAGSCVLPLHHPIRVAEDWSVVDNLSNGRVSISFAAGWQPDDFVLAPENFRTNKEVMLRDIDVVRRLWRGEAVAFPGPLGNQPEVTILPRPVQPELPFWLTSAGNVETFEAAGRIGASVLTHLLGQTVEELTDKLAAYRRAWREAGHPGNGRAALMLHSFVGDDEAMVRATVRQPMIDYLRSSASLIKQYAWSFPAFKRRAGMDGASGGVELDGLDADEMAALLDHAFERYYETSGLFGTPDGCMAMVDRIKRAGVDEIACLIDFGIDSATVMAHLPQLNAVRQAALPRAAETMPAADTLESQDIPALIDRHGVTHLQCTPSMASLLMADDRAHPALATLKALLVGGEAFPPALADDLARLVGGSVMNMYGPTETTIWSTTATLDSDQGSAGSVSLGTPLLNQQVYILDSRGRPVPDGIPGELVIGGAGVTRGYLGRPDLTADRFVPHPFGGTGKIYRTGDLARFDGDGRVEFLGRLDNQVKIRGHRIELGEIEAELAALPGVDEAVVVARASETGDVRLIGYVTGTAAGDLRDRLRQCLPDVMVPPQIVTLAAMPRTPNGKIDRKALPAPETVIAAPVVVAEPPAEGVEARIAAIWCNVLKLPSVGANDNFFDLGGHSLLAVQVHRQLRDGIGHGLAIIDIFRYPTIRALAERLANGDDNRAAVMGQNRASERLAAMGRRRAGIPATAVNMA